The proteins below are encoded in one region of Terriglobia bacterium:
- a CDS encoding helix-turn-helix domain-containing protein — protein MPTDIVERFAERLKAVRNAKKITQVTLAEKAGIETTYLSDLENAKKEPCLRVIDMLATGLGVSMSELLKNI, from the coding sequence ATGCCAACTGATATTGTCGAAAGATTTGCAGAGCGTTTAAAGGCTGTTCGGAACGCAAAGAAAATTACTCAGGTGACGCTAGCCGAAAAAGCCGGAATTGAAACCACTTATCTATCTGACTTGGAAAACGCGAAAAAGGAACCTTGCTTGCGGGTTATCGACATGCTGGCGACTGGCCTTGGTGTGAGCATGAGTGAATTGCTCAAGAATATTTGA
- a CDS encoding IS1595 family transposase: MMKPKTLQEAIQHFSDEQVCIDTVAALRWPEGVICPACGHKEHYYLKTQKRWKCKDCNRQFSVKLGTIFEDSAIPLNKWLVALWMLTSCRNGVSSYEVHRAIGITQKSAWFVLHRLRLALQGSGIVKIGGPNSEVEVDETFIGGKARNMHAAARRRKGVKDAGAKTIVIGVLERGGKVHAKVASNRKKESIEAVIFPSVEKGATVYTDEFPAYKFVTAEYEHKVINHLEKYVDGNIHTNGIENFWSLLKRGLSGTYVAVEPFHLFRYVDEQAFRFNHRISADNKPMKDGERFEIALSHVAGKRLTFAQVTGKVEETPF, encoded by the coding sequence ATAATGAAACCTAAAACCCTTCAAGAAGCGATTCAACACTTCAGCGATGAACAGGTGTGCATTGATACCGTGGCCGCTCTCCGCTGGCCTGAGGGTGTCATCTGTCCTGCTTGCGGTCACAAAGAGCACTATTACCTCAAGACTCAGAAACGCTGGAAATGCAAAGACTGCAATCGGCAATTCTCCGTCAAGCTGGGAACCATCTTTGAGGATTCTGCTATCCCTTTGAACAAGTGGCTTGTGGCTCTGTGGATGCTTACCAGTTGCCGCAATGGTGTTAGCTCTTACGAAGTTCACCGCGCCATCGGCATTACTCAGAAATCGGCATGGTTTGTTCTGCATCGGCTTCGCTTGGCTCTGCAAGGTAGCGGGATCGTCAAAATTGGTGGCCCTAACTCTGAGGTTGAAGTTGATGAGACTTTCATCGGTGGCAAAGCGCGCAACATGCACGCTGCTGCCCGTAGGCGCAAAGGCGTGAAAGATGCCGGAGCAAAAACCATTGTTATCGGTGTTCTTGAGCGTGGTGGAAAAGTTCATGCGAAAGTTGCTTCAAACCGCAAAAAGGAATCAATCGAAGCTGTAATTTTCCCCTCTGTTGAAAAGGGTGCGACTGTCTACACCGATGAATTTCCAGCCTACAAGTTTGTGACTGCTGAATACGAGCACAAGGTAATCAATCATCTGGAAAAGTATGTCGATGGAAATATTCACACTAACGGAATCGAAAATTTTTGGTCACTGTTGAAGCGCGGCCTGAGTGGAACTTATGTTGCGGTCGAACCCTTCCACCTTTTCCGCTATGTCGATGAACAGGCGTTTCGCTTCAATCACAGAATTTCCGCTGATAACAAGCCAATGAAAGACGGCGAGAGATTTGAAATTGCCCTTTCGCACGTTGCCGGGAAACGACTAACTTTTGCTCAGGTCACTGGCAAGGTGGAAGAAACGCCCTTCTAA
- the aroE gene encoding shikimate dehydrogenase — translation MNGTSSSYAPRFLPARLPRVCVAIAASNPAEMVQKADLAVRDNPFIEFRLDYLPNPSLGLPKLKTFVEFHPEALIVATCRRAANGGKFKGSIASQIDILVKAAGLGCHLVDVELETAAQLKPNDFNRLRRSAHLILSYHDFRGTKKLEETFAKMQQHPCDFFKLVTTANSLYDNVVMMKFLEKYSHAHSLIGLCMGEQGVISRVLCVRAGSQFTFAAANPGEETGPGQLAARALRDVYRIDQVDAATRVYGVAGDPVAHSLSPAMLNTAFRRENVNAVYLALHAKTLEDLTACVQDIPIAGLSITMPYKEPILKHLDKSDPWTAKVGACNTLVRSQDGNLYGFNTDVNGVVRPLEMRIRLQGARILVLGAGGAARAAVFGLKERGAEVSILSRNAASAQKLAKQAKAKVINRTMLKKLEFDVIINATPAGMEGNKDPLPLTEPEMKAKYFFEMVYTPAETKMIKMARARGMHVISGAEMFVQQGARQFEIWTGKPAPILDMQRVVDHALAQQAAAKAAEGKTEKKGK, via the coding sequence ATGAATGGAACATCATCCAGTTACGCACCAAGGTTCCTGCCCGCCCGGCTACCCCGGGTGTGTGTGGCTATTGCCGCTTCCAACCCGGCGGAAATGGTACAGAAAGCAGACCTTGCGGTCCGGGATAACCCCTTTATTGAGTTCAGGTTAGACTATCTTCCCAATCCGTCTCTGGGCCTACCCAAGCTCAAGACATTTGTGGAGTTTCACCCTGAAGCGCTGATTGTGGCCACCTGCCGCCGCGCGGCCAACGGAGGCAAATTCAAAGGATCCATAGCCTCGCAGATTGACATTCTGGTAAAAGCCGCCGGTCTCGGTTGCCATCTGGTGGATGTTGAACTCGAAACCGCCGCGCAGCTCAAGCCTAATGATTTCAATCGCTTGCGCCGATCTGCCCACTTGATCCTTTCGTACCATGACTTTCGCGGCACAAAAAAGCTGGAAGAAACTTTTGCCAAGATGCAGCAGCATCCCTGCGACTTCTTCAAGCTCGTCACCACGGCAAATTCGCTCTATGACAATGTCGTGATGATGAAGTTCCTGGAAAAGTACAGCCATGCGCATTCGCTGATTGGGCTCTGCATGGGGGAGCAGGGCGTGATCAGTCGGGTGCTCTGTGTGCGTGCCGGCAGCCAGTTCACCTTTGCCGCCGCTAATCCCGGAGAAGAAACCGGCCCGGGACAGTTAGCGGCCCGGGCGCTGCGCGATGTCTATCGGATCGATCAGGTTGATGCCGCGACGCGCGTTTATGGCGTGGCCGGCGATCCCGTGGCCCATTCTCTTTCTCCCGCGATGTTGAACACCGCATTCCGCCGCGAAAACGTAAACGCTGTTTATCTGGCGCTGCATGCCAAGACCCTGGAAGACCTGACGGCCTGCGTGCAGGATATTCCCATCGCCGGCCTCAGCATCACCATGCCGTACAAAGAGCCCATCCTGAAGCATCTGGATAAGAGCGATCCGTGGACAGCCAAAGTGGGCGCCTGTAACACGCTGGTTCGCAGCCAGGATGGGAACCTCTATGGATTTAATACTGACGTGAATGGCGTTGTGCGTCCGCTGGAGATGCGCATTCGTCTTCAGGGAGCAAGAATCCTTGTGTTGGGCGCCGGAGGCGCGGCCCGCGCAGCCGTTTTTGGATTGAAAGAGCGCGGTGCTGAAGTCTCCATCCTAAGCCGCAATGCGGCGTCGGCACAAAAGCTTGCCAAGCAAGCCAAAGCCAAAGTGATCAACCGCACCATGCTGAAGAAGCTGGAATTTGATGTGATCATCAATGCCACTCCAGCCGGCATGGAAGGTAACAAAGATCCGCTGCCGCTTACCGAGCCGGAGATGAAGGCCAAGTATTTTTTTGAAATGGTCTATACCCCGGCGGAAACCAAAATGATCAAGATGGCCCGTGCCCGCGGCATGCACGTGATTTCCGGCGCGGAAATGTTTGTACAGCAGGGCGCACGTCAGTTTGAGATCTGGACCGGCAAGCCCGCTCCCATTCTCGATATGCAGCGCGTGGTGGACCACGCACTGGCTCAACAGGCCGCCGCAAAGGCCGCGGAAGGTAAGACGGAGAAGAAAGGAAAGTAA
- a CDS encoding DUF1801 domain-containing protein, translating to MKKSVPAESASALIDNKIRELGDWRGKTLAKVREIIHQADPEMVEEWKWMGTPVFSHGGIVCTGETYKNIVKMTFAKGAALQDLSRLFNSSLEGNVRRAIDIHEGDKINEAALKNLIRAAVALNLKDKSTPRPKTGRASSKRTPGG from the coding sequence ATGAAAAAATCTGTCCCAGCGGAATCTGCCTCTGCATTAATCGACAACAAGATCAGGGAACTTGGGGACTGGCGAGGGAAGACGCTCGCAAAAGTGCGCGAAATCATCCACCAGGCAGATCCTGAGATGGTGGAAGAGTGGAAGTGGATGGGAACTCCCGTCTTTTCCCACGGCGGCATCGTCTGTACCGGAGAAACGTACAAGAACATCGTCAAGATGACATTTGCCAAAGGTGCTGCGTTGCAAGACCTTTCACGCCTATTCAATTCCAGCCTTGAGGGGAATGTCAGGCGCGCCATCGACATTCACGAAGGCGACAAGATCAATGAGGCGGCGCTGAAGAATCTTATCCGCGCTGCAGTGGCCCTTAATCTTAAGGACAAAAGTACGCCCAGGCCAAAGACCGGGCGAGCAAGCAGCAAGCGGACCCCTGGTGGGTGA
- a CDS encoding acyloxyacyl hydrolase has protein sequence MANASYRADAVDRQFYIFGISYNRLLVHGHFCDVRWVSEIMPAVVLREPFLKGTSIPVLSANPPSTSTGVTYGMGSNPVGAQVIFLPQGKWQPFMGVHGGVTYFTRNVLSPQGSQFNFLLDGRAGMRYMLSGRRSVSIAYRFQHMSNAYTAVDNPGLDSQMIQLSYNFPFHFWRAH, from the coding sequence ATGGCCAATGCTTCCTATCGGGCAGACGCCGTTGACCGCCAGTTCTACATTTTTGGTATCTCTTACAACCGCCTGCTCGTACATGGCCATTTTTGCGACGTGCGCTGGGTCTCTGAAATCATGCCGGCGGTGGTCCTGAGGGAACCATTCCTGAAAGGCACCAGCATTCCAGTGCTCTCCGCCAACCCTCCTTCTACTTCAACAGGGGTCACCTATGGAATGGGAAGCAATCCCGTTGGCGCACAAGTGATTTTTTTGCCGCAGGGGAAGTGGCAGCCATTCATGGGCGTCCACGGTGGTGTGACGTATTTCACCCGTAACGTTCTTTCGCCTCAGGGCTCCCAATTCAATTTTCTGTTGGATGGACGCGCGGGAATGCGGTATATGCTCAGCGGCAGGCGTTCAGTCTCAATTGCCTATCGCTTCCAGCACATGTCCAATGCCTATACCGCAGTTGATAACCCGGGACTTGATTCGCAGATGATCCAACTCTCGTACAACTTCCCGTTCCACTTCTGGCGAGCGCATTAG
- a CDS encoding curli production assembly protein CsgG, producing the protein MSRTIRLMCTLALLAVTCAAQTSHKKRVAVLDFDYGTVQSYVSSIYGTNQDVGKGITDMLVEKLVKDGKYSVIERKALDKILAEQNFSNSDRANPATAQKIGQILGVDAIIMGSITKFGRDDKSKAIGGAGLSSHGFGIGGIKRNEAKAVCAISARLVDTTTGEILAAVTGEGESKRSGTSLLGAGGGGGGAGGGVFDTHASNFGQTLLGEAVTQAVTQVGSELGTSAANVPTRKVEVRGVVADVSGNTLIINVGSKTGLKVGDVLEISHAGRQIKDPTTGKILKTITTKIGEGTVTEIDADSATLNFSGTGAKVGDVAKTPQQE; encoded by the coding sequence ATGTCGCGAACGATCCGCTTGATGTGTACTTTAGCCCTTTTGGCTGTGACCTGCGCCGCGCAAACCTCGCATAAAAAGCGCGTGGCGGTGCTCGACTTTGATTACGGCACCGTCCAGTCTTATGTGTCCTCTATTTATGGCACCAACCAGGACGTGGGCAAGGGCATTACGGACATGCTAGTGGAAAAGCTGGTAAAGGACGGCAAGTATTCCGTGATCGAGCGCAAAGCCCTGGACAAGATCCTGGCGGAGCAGAACTTCTCCAACAGCGATCGCGCAAACCCGGCGACGGCGCAAAAGATCGGCCAGATACTGGGCGTTGACGCCATTATTATGGGCTCCATCACCAAGTTTGGCCGCGACGATAAGAGTAAAGCGATCGGCGGAGCAGGGTTGTCGTCCCACGGCTTTGGCATTGGCGGCATCAAGCGAAATGAGGCGAAGGCAGTGTGTGCGATTAGCGCGCGCCTGGTGGATACCACCACAGGAGAGATTCTGGCAGCGGTGACTGGTGAAGGCGAGAGTAAACGCTCAGGAACGTCTCTGCTTGGCGCGGGCGGCGGTGGCGGCGGAGCCGGTGGCGGCGTTTTTGATACGCATGCTTCCAACTTCGGCCAGACACTGCTGGGCGAGGCCGTAACGCAGGCCGTGACGCAGGTTGGCAGTGAGTTGGGCACGTCTGCCGCGAATGTTCCCACGCGCAAAGTTGAGGTCAGAGGCGTTGTGGCCGACGTGAGCGGCAATACCCTGATCATCAATGTGGGTAGCAAGACTGGACTGAAGGTCGGCGATGTACTGGAAATTAGCCATGCCGGCCGTCAGATCAAAGATCCCACAACAGGAAAGATCCTGAAGACCATTACCACAAAGATTGGTGAAGGCACCGTGACTGAGATTGATGCCGATTCCGCAACGCTCAACTTCAGCGGAACTGGCGCCAAGGTGGGCGATGTAGCAAAAACGCCGCAGCAGGAATAG
- a CDS encoding response regulator — MPRNGHRLGFLIIESERTDGLSTRKLLLESAKHNVVTAYSGKEGVEMYKRFPNVDAVCIEAELPDLKSSAVAEGIRKLNPKIRIVGLSPRLAARCEWADKTIDSHDPGALLEVLVEMGGRTDI; from the coding sequence ATGCCTCGGAACGGACATCGGCTAGGGTTTTTGATCATTGAATCAGAGAGAACAGACGGGCTTTCCACGCGCAAACTGCTGCTGGAATCGGCCAAGCACAACGTGGTGACGGCTTACTCCGGCAAGGAAGGCGTGGAGATGTACAAGCGTTTTCCAAATGTGGACGCGGTCTGCATTGAGGCGGAGCTCCCGGACCTGAAAAGTTCGGCGGTTGCCGAGGGCATACGAAAGCTCAATCCAAAGATTCGCATCGTTGGCCTTTCGCCTCGACTGGCCGCCCGTTGCGAGTGGGCAGATAAGACCATTGACTCCCACGATCCAGGCGCGCTGTTAGAAGTTCTGGTAGAAATGGGCGGGCGCACGGATATTTGA
- a CDS encoding M20/M25/M40 family metallo-hydrolase → MVAGVLCLASAFATAQDQSPQSVRNAVREYRQQHEAEIVRSFAQLLALPNVASDTANITRNADAISKMLEQRGFHTQKLTVAGTPPVVYGELNTPGARHTLIFYAHYDGQPVDKAQWASDPWTPVLRDGPVDGKTIPLESLKGPLNPEWRIYARSASDDKTPIQAVLTATDALRAKKIPIGVNVKVFFEGEEEAGSPHLAEVFQQYGSLLKGDIWILSDGPVNQTRRMQLYFGARGVTDLELTVYGPGRVLHDGHYGNWAPNPAAVLVDLLAHMRDANSHILIPGFYDDVRALTAAERAAIAQSPDVDTPLKQELGLAWTESAGASLPMAITQPALNIRGIEAGHVEEKAQNAISTTAKASIDFRLVPNQTPERVHELVEQFITQQGFYIVRQTPDIETRRQHAKVIKVSWGPGYKAARVAMDDPAVQPVVRAMEQTVGNSVIKMPLLGGSIPMYLFTDVLKTPVVGLPIANHDNNQHGANENLRLQNLWDGIEVFAGILSEAERNWK, encoded by the coding sequence ATGGTTGCCGGCGTATTGTGTCTGGCCTCCGCATTCGCCACCGCGCAAGATCAGTCTCCACAGTCCGTACGCAACGCTGTCCGCGAATATCGCCAGCAGCATGAAGCGGAGATAGTACGCAGCTTTGCGCAACTGCTTGCGCTGCCGAACGTCGCCAGTGATACCGCCAACATCACGCGCAATGCCGATGCAATCAGCAAGATGCTGGAGCAGCGCGGCTTTCACACTCAGAAACTTACTGTTGCTGGCACTCCTCCGGTGGTCTATGGCGAACTCAACACTCCAGGCGCGAGACACACATTAATCTTTTACGCGCACTATGACGGCCAGCCGGTGGACAAAGCGCAGTGGGCCAGCGATCCTTGGACGCCAGTGTTACGAGACGGCCCGGTGGATGGCAAGACAATCCCGCTGGAGTCGCTAAAAGGGCCTCTGAATCCGGAGTGGCGAATCTATGCCCGCTCCGCCAGCGACGACAAAACGCCGATTCAGGCCGTGCTTACGGCGACAGATGCGCTGCGCGCCAAGAAGATTCCCATCGGCGTAAATGTAAAAGTGTTTTTTGAAGGCGAGGAAGAGGCAGGGTCGCCGCATCTTGCCGAGGTCTTTCAGCAGTACGGCAGTTTGCTGAAGGGCGACATATGGATTCTGAGCGATGGGCCGGTGAACCAGACGCGGCGCATGCAGCTTTACTTTGGCGCGCGCGGCGTGACTGATCTGGAACTCACGGTGTATGGCCCTGGCCGCGTTCTGCATGACGGCCATTACGGCAACTGGGCCCCGAATCCGGCGGCAGTGCTGGTGGACTTGCTGGCGCACATGCGCGACGCGAACTCGCACATTCTTATTCCAGGATTTTATGATGATGTGCGGGCCTTGACCGCAGCGGAGCGAGCGGCCATCGCGCAGAGCCCTGATGTTGATACGCCGCTGAAGCAGGAGCTTGGACTGGCATGGACTGAGAGCGCAGGCGCTTCCCTGCCCATGGCCATCACGCAGCCGGCGCTGAATATTCGTGGCATCGAAGCTGGGCACGTCGAGGAGAAAGCGCAGAATGCGATTTCCACCACGGCAAAGGCGTCCATCGATTTCCGGCTGGTGCCAAACCAGACCCCAGAGCGGGTGCACGAACTGGTGGAACAGTTCATCACGCAGCAAGGTTTTTATATCGTGCGGCAGACGCCGGACATCGAGACCCGACGCCAGCACGCAAAAGTAATCAAGGTGAGCTGGGGACCGGGATACAAGGCGGCGCGAGTGGCGATGGACGATCCAGCAGTGCAGCCGGTGGTAAGAGCGATGGAGCAGACGGTCGGAAATTCGGTAATCAAGATGCCGCTGCTCGGCGGCAGTATCCCCATGTATCTATTTACTGACGTGCTGAAGACGCCGGTTGTCGGTCTGCCGATTGCCAACCACGACAATAACCAGCACGGCGCGAACGAGAACCTTCGCCTGCAAAACCTGTGGGATGGGATTGAGGTATTCGCCGGAATTTTGTCTGAAGCGGAGAGGAATTGGAAGTAA
- a CDS encoding CCA tRNA nucleotidyltransferase, which translates to MADFIYLMETRLTPDQQRAVALVTDVARAHEMNIYLTGGAVRDIISGFIIRDLDFSVQGNALKLQKDFEKAGAVLEASDEGTRTLMLLLPGNVRAEVTSARSERYDKPGKPAEVTPGTIYDDMRRRDFTVNAMALSLNPGSRGLLTDPFNGVADIEAKVLRVLHNYAFYEEPSRLIRATRLITRFHWTLEERTQARYDAAKENNYIENISDRTVGHEIEQLAHEDNPIEVLKALEKEGWLKVLVPHFSVAKVDTAGINQVFKVKQQLQEVGVNPDASPIVMHFLTRKLPDKDISAMQKQIVNKGFVERWKHLEDDAKDFAKKLMAKELALPSETWKFLMTNRPDALLFNAITPRASAVEQRIKNFLTKWPLVRQKLPFPEMVEMRITPEHPEYKKILDEAFLMLLDGKLRSHTEIVKFLEPYSPPEPPPPPPPPRRGRAKKEAAPGDQAPKKRGRKPKNALAGAPAPAAAAPAAEAASAPPAAAPAKHAAPAGKQKAAPAPAAAAKKAAPTKAAAKPAAKKPAPKKAAPKKKAAPAKKKGKK; encoded by the coding sequence ATGGCTGACTTTATTTACCTAATGGAAACCCGGCTTACGCCGGACCAGCAGCGAGCAGTCGCGCTGGTGACCGACGTTGCCCGTGCCCATGAAATGAACATCTACCTGACCGGGGGCGCGGTCCGCGACATTATCAGCGGGTTTATTATCCGCGATCTCGATTTCTCCGTGCAGGGCAACGCGCTCAAGCTGCAGAAAGATTTTGAAAAAGCAGGCGCCGTGCTGGAAGCCAGCGACGAAGGTACGCGCACGCTGATGCTGCTGCTGCCGGGAAATGTCCGCGCGGAGGTCACCAGTGCCCGATCAGAGCGCTATGACAAACCGGGCAAACCCGCCGAGGTCACTCCGGGAACAATCTATGACGACATGCGCCGGCGGGACTTTACCGTCAATGCGATGGCGCTCTCGCTCAACCCGGGTTCACGTGGGCTGCTTACAGACCCTTTCAACGGCGTGGCCGATATTGAAGCCAAGGTGCTGCGCGTCCTGCATAACTACGCATTTTATGAAGAGCCTTCTCGGCTGATTCGCGCCACGCGGCTGATAACCCGCTTCCACTGGACTCTGGAAGAGCGCACCCAGGCACGCTATGACGCGGCCAAAGAAAATAACTACATTGAAAATATTTCTGACCGCACTGTGGGACATGAGATTGAGCAGCTTGCGCATGAAGATAATCCGATCGAAGTTCTGAAGGCACTGGAAAAAGAAGGCTGGCTAAAAGTGCTGGTGCCGCACTTCTCCGTGGCCAAGGTGGATACCGCCGGCATAAACCAGGTTTTCAAGGTCAAGCAGCAGCTACAGGAAGTTGGCGTGAATCCGGACGCCAGTCCCATTGTGATGCACTTCCTTACGCGCAAACTGCCCGATAAAGATATTTCTGCGATGCAAAAGCAGATCGTGAACAAAGGGTTTGTGGAGCGCTGGAAGCATCTGGAAGATGACGCCAAAGATTTTGCCAAGAAGCTGATGGCCAAGGAGCTGGCGCTGCCGTCGGAAACATGGAAATTCCTCATGACGAACCGGCCGGATGCTCTGCTGTTTAATGCCATCACGCCGCGGGCTTCGGCGGTGGAGCAGAGGATCAAGAATTTCCTGACCAAGTGGCCGCTTGTCCGGCAAAAACTGCCGTTCCCTGAAATGGTGGAGATGCGCATTACACCGGAACATCCCGAGTACAAAAAAATCCTGGATGAAGCATTCCTGATGTTGCTGGACGGCAAGCTGCGCTCGCATACGGAAATTGTGAAGTTCCTGGAGCCATATTCTCCACCGGAACCGCCGCCACCGCCACCACCTCCGCGCCGCGGAAGAGCGAAGAAGGAAGCAGCACCAGGAGATCAAGCGCCCAAAAAGCGTGGACGCAAGCCCAAGAACGCATTGGCTGGCGCACCTGCGCCTGCGGCGGCAGCACCCGCGGCTGAAGCTGCAAGCGCCCCGCCTGCGGCGGCTCCTGCAAAGCATGCCGCACCGGCAGGCAAACAGAAAGCTGCTCCCGCACCGGCAGCGGCTGCAAAGAAAGCTGCGCCGACAAAAGCTGCTGCAAAGCCAGCGGCCAAGAAGCCTGCGCCAAAGAAAGCTGCGCCTAAGAAAAAGGCCGCTCCCGCGAAGAAGAAGGGCAAGAAGTAA